The Triticum aestivum cultivar Chinese Spring chromosome 7B, IWGSC CS RefSeq v2.1, whole genome shotgun sequence genome window below encodes:
- the LOC123157239 gene encoding uncharacterized protein: MSSSSSSSAGAGSALGGSHAGLALAATAMALSGTLVLFSLCRAKQTDHHLVSSDAAATSPSPARLRPCISSSEKRKREKARRGSMKRVRFAADVVDHGPARSAPEEEAAPEPSCRGAAMPANREALYRGMLRGRSMLRTACSY, from the exons atgtcgtcgtcgtcttcgtcctcgGCGGGGGCGGGCTCCGCGCTGGGCGGCTCCCACGccggcctcgccctcgccgccaccgccaTGGCGCTCTCCGGCACCCTCGTCCTCTTCTCGCTCTGCCGCGCCAAGCAGACGGACCACCACCTCGTCTCCTCCGACGCTGCCGCCACGTCCCCGTCTCCTGCTCGGCTCCGCCCCTGCatctcctcctccg AGAAGCGGAAGCGAGAGAAGGCGCGGCGCGGGAGCATGAAGCGGGTGCGCTTCGCCGCCGACGTCGTTGACCACGGCCCAGCCCGctcggcgccggaggaggaggcggcgcccgAGCCGTCCTGCAGGGGCGCCGCGATGCCGGCGAATCGGGAGGCGCTGTACCGCGGAATGCTCCGCGGCCGCTCCATGCTCAGGACCGCCTGCTCCTACTAA